gtcctttctccccctccccatcctccctctcctccccctcttccccctccccccgtACCCCCTCGTCCCGCCCCCCGTCCTTTTCCCCGCCCCGTTTCCCGTCCCCCCCTCGTCCTCCCCTCGTCCTGTCCCCAGTCCCGTCCACTCCCGCGTCccgttcccccctccccccgtcccGTCACCCGCCCCGTCCCCCTCTTCCCCTCGTCCCCTGtcccatccccctcctccccctcccccgtccccatCCTCTCcgtccccttcctcccctttcctcatcctcccctcctcccccgtcccatcccccatccccctcctccgtccccctcctccccctcccccccctcatCCCATCCCCCtgtcctgcccccctcctccccctctcccccttctcccgtCTGgtccccctcccccgtcccccctcctccccggtcCGTCCCAGtcccccctgtcccctccccccccccagccgGTCCCCCAAGCctgagttgcttttttttttttttttaatttcctttttttaagattttatttatttattcatgagagacacagggaggcagagacccaggcagagggagaagcaggctccatgcagggagccgggtgcgggactggatcccgggactccaggatcaggccctgggctgaaggcagacgctcgaccgcggagccacccgggctgcccggcggAGTTGTTTTTaaggggggcggcggggctgaTAGTCGGCAAAGTCCCTGCAGCTAAACAGAGTTCAGAGGTCTTCAGGAGAAGCCAGACACCTCCCCGGATGATGGTAATGACATGAACAAAGACAAGGTTATTCAAACTTCACCAGAAAAGCAGATTGTGTGTGTTTGGGCCAGAGGGTGGTTGATGATGaaaaatggggagagagaaaTCGGTTAGGAGGtacaggagcaaaaaaaaaaaaataaaaaaaaaaaggaggtacaGGAGCCCTAAGCCTGCCCAGGGGGAATGATGGAGTAGGTTGTAGCAATGCCAAGAGGAGAATCTTCATAGGTGTTTGGGAATTCTTAGTAGTCCCTCTGCGGTTGGATTGGAGCCTGTGACTAGTTTATGAAGTCAGCGCTTTTACTGCATGCCAGCACTTGttctaaatatttacataaaggaCCTAAGGAAGTAGTGAAATGGAAAGAAGCCTGGGACCAGATCTTCAGGATCCTTAATGCCAAGAACACAGGagcttggatttttttcaaagccATTAGAGAAGTTTTTAGAATTAGTGTAGTTATTTCTGAAAAGGtaatacaggggcgcctgggtggctgggtcagttgagcatctgcctttggctcaggtggtgaccccggggtcctgggattgagcccaccatcaggctcccggcatggagcctgcttctccctctccctctgcctgctgctctccctgcttatgcccatgctatctctctctctgtcaaataaagtcttaaaaggtAAATACATCCACATggttcaatatttaaaaagaatgggaaattagagaattaaaggAATACTTCTTTTGTATATTGGTGGTATTTCAGAGGCAAAGTCTTTATTTGGGTAGAAGAAGCAGACTTGAAGTGGATCTGAGCTTCACCATTGGTAGGGAGCggggcttttttattttttcaattgctgctattttattttaaaggtttctttttcaGTCACGCAGGAGTTAGTCGAAGTGTGGCTGTAGTGACTGCTTTTATGATGAAGACTGACCAGCTTACCTTTGAAAAGGCCTATGAAAGTCTCCAGACCATCAAACCAGAGGCTAAGTGAGTTGTTATAGAAATAATTCTGTTTCTGtgatgtgattttattcatttaagaaaactTAACTTTGTCCTTATAGGATGAATGAGGGATTTGAGTGGCAACTGAAATTATACCAAGCAATGGGATATGAAGTAGATACTTCTAGTGCAATTTATAAGCAATATCGTTTACAGAAGGTTACAGAAAAATATCCAGGTGAGTAATAATTGCTAGTACTTATTGGGTCCTTGTAGATGCCCAGATGCCTTTTAGATGTCTGACACTAAAAGCTTCAGGTACATTATCTCACTTTTCCAGTAATCCCTTGGTACAGGTACTGTTATTTCCTTCTGaaaataacttgttcaaggtcacatgaTTTGTAAGTGGTGGGCTGGGATTCGAACTCAGGCAGTCTGTGCTTAGAACCCAAGGGCTTCTTCACTATGCTCTCTGACCTCACCCTGATTTCTTAacactggagatttttttttttttaatttctgaggtTAGCACTTCTTGCCTCAATTTGACattagttgaattttttttttaaagactttatttatttattcatagagacacagagagagagagagagagggaggcagagacacaggcagagggagaaacaggcaccatgcagagagcctgacatgggactttatccagggtctccaggatcacaccctgggctgcaggaggcgctaaaccgctgcgccaccagggctgcccacattaGTCGAAGTTTGTCTGAAAATGCCAAGTTGATCTCAACAGATAGATACATTTTAATTATCCCATGTAGAATTACAGAACTTACCTCAAGAACTCTTTGCTGTGGACCCAACCACCATTTCACAGGGATTGAAAGATGGCATTCTCTACAAATGTAGAAAGTGCaggtaaaatattttctatcctcTGGATTTTATCCTGTCTCAGTAGCTGAAATGTACtgaaagtttcattttcttaagatCTATAGGAAGAATTTGTTAATTGAgtaatatagaaattttaaattcaaaactgcttttattttattttatttttcccttattatttttaaagattttatttttttattttttattttttgaaagattttatttatttatgaaagacacagagagaggcagagacacaggtagagggagaagcaggctccaggcaggaagcctgatgcggcactcaatcctgggactctgggatcatgctatGAGCCggaagcagacgctcaactgccgagccacccaggcgtccccaaaactgcttttaaaaagaatataaacaggggctccctgggtggctcagcggtttagcacctgcctttggcacagggtgtgatcccggagtcccgggattgagtcccacgtcgggctcccggcatggagcctgcttctccctcctcctgtgtctctgcctctctctttctatgtctatcgttcataaataaatacataaataaatctttaaaaaaatacaaactcttTAGGAGTGAAAGTAAATCAGGTTACTTGTAGAGGTTATTGAAAATTAAAGTAGCATAATCTATGTATTTTGCTAAGAAATACTGCACAttgcatctatttttttcatccttttgggAAGtcattaatgtttttgtttgggGGTTGCAGGCGATCTTTATTTCGAAGTTCTAGCATTTTGGATCATAATGAAGGAAGTGGTCCCATAGCCTTTGCCCACAAGAGAGTGACACCATCTTTCACACTCACCACAGGGAGTCAGGCTCAATGTACATCATATTTCATTGAACCTGTGCAGTGGATGGAATCTGCTTTGTTGGGTGTGATGGATGGACAGGtaagaacacattttattttctgcagtttcattatatcatctctattttttcttctttcttacacTCTAAACTATATTTTAACTGGTGTTTCACTCCATAATAACTGCTTTCTTTATGGAGATTATATCTTTCTAGTGTAGATAAgaatctgtcaaataaataaataaataaattaaataaaaacccaaCCTATCTAAAGTAGTGAACCACTTCTGCTTGAGAGCTGTTGGTCTAAGTTAATTCCTTTTAaggctatttatattttttcaagtagAAGACTAATGTAAGCTGATTcgaatatatttaacaaaactcAAACTTGGTAACAAGTAGGGCAAATcaaggattttaaaattatatttaaagtttctttcttgtcttccctttctttttaaattttgagtccATGCAATTCTCTTTTTCCCTGACATTACAGTTCTGTATGTTTGCTAagagattcattttcatttcctgttaACTCTTAAGAATGCAactcatggggtgcctgggtggctccgatGGTTGaagatctgccttcggctcaggtcatgatctccaggtcctgggattgaatcccacgtcaggcttcctgctcaatggggagtctcctgcctctgcctctccacctgcttgttctgtctctgtctctgtctctctctctcatgaattaaaaaatcgttaaaaaaaaatgtagctcaTATGAGCATCCTGGGATGGCCACATTTCTCCTTTAGGTTTACTTAACGTTAACTTAAAGATATTCTTAATCTAATTAGTCTTAATGATTGTAAAGGTTTTTATGGTTTGTATAAAAGTTTGTGTAATGAAAATTTTGTGAAATTCACTGTATTTTacttgaagaatacaataactttATAAAATAGGTAGAATAGATACagtcatattttatatgtaaggaAACTTAGTTTATGTTAATGTCTTGCTTAGAAAGAGGCACCTTCTATTCAAACACGTTTTCAAAGGATTCTGCTTATTGAGGTAATTAAAATTCACTTACTatacaatttacccatttaaaatatacagttccgtggtttttagtatattcatagaattTTTGCAAcatcattattttcatcattCCCCAAATAAACACTGTATCCGTTAGTAGTCACTTCCCGTTCTTGGTATCGTTTGCAGCCAGTAAGGTTCTTAATTTTGAAGTCCACTTGACctgttgttttctctttctttttctttttctttttctttttcttttcttttcttttcttttcttttcttttcttttcttttcttttcttttttctcttcttttcttttttcttcttttcttttcttttcttttcttttcttttctttctcttttctttcttttctttcttggcttgTGCTTTTGGCTTGCTGCTCTTATTTAACCTGGAAAACATGTAAGGTAAAGGCATCTTTTGGAAGATTCTACATCACATTTGTGCATACTTCTCTCTGTATGCTTATTTGAATTTTCCAACAGACCTAAAAGTGGAATCCCTGCAGTGGAGTATGTACATCTTAAATATTGCTAATATTGTACCCTGACAATAAAAATGCTTATACAAATTGGCTTTTCACTAACATTGAATACATATACCCATTTTCCCACACCCTTGACATAATAGATATTATAAAGCTGGTAAAGTTTTGTcaataaaggaaatgataaaaaatgttcatcttaaaatattataataatttggATTTCCATGACTAAGACTGAGGACCAATATTGTTATATGCTTATCAGCTATTTATAGcttctttttctataaattttctttacatccttgttccatttttctgtggattttgctgtgtttttttaATCGATTTATAGAAACTCTTTATATAGTCTAGATATTAATGATTCCTCTAAtatattacagatattttctccaatattttgcTTATCTGAGCTTTGTGGTATATTTTGTCATATTAAAATTTAAGATACTTCTGTAATCAAATTTGGTTTCTGAGTTTTATGTCCAGAAGTTTAAATTacttaagattaaaataaaaatccctggggcccctgggtggctcagttggttaagcatctgcctttggcttaggtcatgattccagggccctgggattgagccccacatcgagctccttgttccaggaggagcctgtttctccctctccttttgcctgttgctctccctgcttctgtgcGTGCTCtcgcactctctctgtcaaaggaaagaaagaaaaatatatttttacatataagatatatatatctctTAAAAGAGGAAATCCCTGTTTCATGTCATACACAAAATAATGagctaaacttaaaaaaatactttcaaatataaTAGCATAAATTATAATTGATgtgttcagtatttttttaatctattttactggagcatctgttttttttaagattttatttattagagagagaaaatgagcaggggggtggggggcagtctcccctgagcagggaatgggacccagggctcaatcccaggaccctgggatcatgacctgagcagaagacagctGCTTCACCtgcttcactaactgagccatccaggttctcCTGTTTGTTTTCAAATAGCCAGGAATCTGAGGCCTAACTTACACATGGTCAGTATCAGTATTGACATTGACATGAGACTCCTAACACGCTTTCCTACTCTT
This DNA window, taken from Canis aureus isolate CA01 chromosome 38, VMU_Caureus_v.1.0, whole genome shotgun sequence, encodes the following:
- the DUSP12 gene encoding dual specificity protein phosphatase 12, encoding MLGARGGHGCERPESAGGRAGRAGHLLEVRPGLYLGGAAAVAEPGLLREAGITAVLAVDSEEPDLTAGAGTEGLRRLFVRALDEPETDLLSHLDRCAAFIGQARAEGRAVLVHCHAGVSRSVAVVTAFMMKTDQLTFEKAYESLQTIKPEAKMNEGFEWQLKLYQAMGYEVDTSSAIYKQYRLQKVTEKYPELQNLPQELFAVDPTTISQGLKDGILYKCRKCRRSLFRSSSILDHNEGSGPIAFAHKRVTPSFTLTTGSQAQCTSYFIEPVQWMESALLGVMDGQLLCPKCNAKLGSFNWYGEQCSCGRWITPAFQIHKNRVDEMKMLPVLGSQTRKI